ATCACCTGTAAAAATAGATAAGCCTTTTTCATCATAGGCTTCAAAATTTTTTGCATCTATAATTAACTTTTCTGAAAATAAAAAACTAACTAAAAACCCCAATATTAAAATAAATCTCATTTATTACCTTTGTTACTATTTAATAAAACTTCAAAATGCGTATCTTTTGCTTTAAAAATTTGTTTATTTGTATCATAATATAAAGCTTTTCCCTTTATAGTACTATTATTATATACACCATCAAATGCAATTGTATTTGTAGCTATTTTTTTGATTCCGTCATAAAACATCTCATCTGTATTTAAAAGGATATTATTCTCTCTATTATATTTTACATCGTTTAAAAATTTATATTGCTCAAGTCTTTTAATAATAATATCAGATTGAATATAATCTGTTCCATTATCAACTCTTCTTAATATAATTTTCCCATCATACATAACATCTTTTGTTTTGTATTTCATGGCTCTTGTTGAATTTACAATTCTTTCTAAATTCTCTTCATTAAAAGTGTATAAAGTAGAATTCTCAAAGACAATTTGAGGTTGTTCTTCTTTATTTTTATCTTTTTCTTTAGGTGCAAGTGCAATTATTGTTGAAATAAAAGCACATACTAACAAAATATAAGTAAAATATTTTATCGCCATAAATTTAAAAATTCCTCTTCTAAACCATCTTCTTTGAAAATATATTCCATCATCTCTCTAACAGCACCTTCTCCACCTCTGTTTTTACAAACTACATTAACTATCTCTTTAATGTATTTTGAACCATTTTGAGGAGTAAAAGAAAGCCCTGCTTTTTTAAGCATTTTATAATCGTTTAAATCATCACCAATAGCAGCAACTTCACTCCAAGAGATTCCCTCAGCTTTTAAAATTTTTTCTAAAACTTCATCTTTATTGTGTACACCTTGATGAAGATGTTCTATATTTAAATCTTTTGCTCTTTTTTCTACTAAAGAAGATTTTCTTCCAGTTATAATAGCTGCTTTTTTAGCAAATTTTTTTGTCCAAACTGCAATTGCTAAACCATCAGCCACATCAAAAGATTTTATTTCATCACCATTATTTGTATAAATAATTTTTCCATCAGTTAATGTGCCATCAACATCAAGAACAATTAACTTAATCATAAAATCCCTTTAGTACTTGGAATTCCCAATCTTTCATTTTTGATTAAGGCTCTTCTTAAAGCTACTGCAAAAGCTTTAAAAGAAGCTTCTAATATATGATGTTTATTTCTTCCTCTTTCATTTATAATATGAGTAGTCAATCCTGCATTCATAACAAGTGCATGGAAAAATTCTTCAGCAAGTTCAACATCAAACTCCCCTACTTTTCCACTAACATTTACCTCATATACCAAATATGGTCTATTTGATAAATCTAAAGCACATGTAGTTGAAGCTTCATCCATAACTACAGTTGCATTACCATATCTCTCAACTGCTTTAATTGGGAAAATTTCATCTTTTAGTGCTTTTCCTAATACTATTCCACAATCTTCAACCGTGTGATGAGCATCAATATGTAAATCACCCTTACAAGTCAATTCTATATCTATTCCACTGTGTTTAGAAAGAGCTTCTAACATATGATCAAAGAAGCCAACACCTGTGTTTATAGTTGATTTCCCACACCCATTAATATCAATTTTACAATATATATCTGTCTCTTTTGTTTTTCTATTAAATTCAGCCATATTATTTCCTATTACTCTGCGATTATCATACCTGGTAGAGAATTTTTCTCTTTGAAGTCTTTAACTTCTTCTTCTGACCTAAAACCACTAATCCAAACTCTATTTATCTCTTTATTGTTAAAAATACCTTTTTTAATTATAACATCATATCCATCATTTAACATTATTTTAAATTTATGTTGAGTGATTTTAGCTCCTGAATATTTGCTGAAAGCTCCAACTTGTAAATAATATTTACCTACACTAGCAACCTCTTCTTTTTCTGCTTTAGTTTCGGCAATTTTGCCACGGAAACCTATAACTGTAATTCTAACTTTTGCAGTTCCTTTTGCAACCATATCAATATCACGTGCAGCTTTATTTGACAGGTCAATTATTCTTGTACCTACAAAAGGTCCTCTATCATTTACTCTTACGATAGTTGATTTTCCATTTTCTAAATTTTCAACTTTTAACATTGTATTCATAGGTAAAGTTTTATGTGCAGCTGTTGCTTTATACATATTATAAATTTCACCATTTGATGTGGGTTTTGCATGGAAATTTGGTCCATACCATGAAGAAATACCAGTTTGAGTATCACCAATTTTTGCAACAGTTGGATAATACCACTTTCCAAATACTTGATAAGGTCTCATCGTAGCTCTATGCATAGCTTCTGAATTTTTCATTTTTTGTTCAGGAACCTTTATACTACTTCTATCTTTTTTAAATACATTAAAATTACTATAATTATAAGAAGATGAAAAACAACCAGTAAAAAGAATCGTAATTAAAAATGTGAAAACTAATTTAAATAAATTATCTATAGGTAATAACAAGTTTATCTCCCCTTTTTATAGAACTATTTTTTAAATTATTATCTGCCATTAATTTACTAATTTCTACTCTAAACATTTTTGCTATTGATAATAAAGTATCTCCATTTTTAACATAATAGTTTTTTGTTTTTAACTTAGTTCCTTCTACAAATGGAATAGTCAATTTTTGGTTTAATGCTAATCTATTACTTTTAAGTTTATTAAAACTTTTAATAACTTTATAAGAGATTCCATATTTTCTACCAATATCATAAAGGTTGTCACCCCTTTTTACAATATGAATTTGATATTTCGTTGGTTCAATGTTCATTTTATTTTGATTAAAAATAGATAATCTACTATATGGAATATATATTTGATAATCTTTTTTATAAGTAGGAATGATATTTCTAATAAGTTGTTTGTTTAACATTTTTAAATCTCTATAATCCATCCCAATTGCTTTTGCAATATTTTTTAAATGCAAGCCACCTTTTACTCTAACAGTAGCAATTGGTGAAGTCACTCCGATATTTCTAATATGAGAATGATCATTTTCAGTTACAAAACTTTGATTATTCATCATTGCAAGTGAGATTATTTTTCGTATATAGTTTCTACTCTCTTCAGGTAAATATTGTCTTCTAACATCTTTTTGTTCCATTAAAAGTTCATAAATATCTGGTTTTACATCCCATGTTAAGACTTCTTTATAGATTTTATTTAATTGGCTAAATCTAACTCTTTTTTGTTGGTATAAAGTAATAGTATGTCTATATTTCTTTATCTCATTTGATTTATCATTTTTTTTACCATTTTCATCTTCATACAAATCAAGAGTTGCTCTTGTAATAGCTTCAATTACTCTTCCTTGTCCACAATTATATGCAACTGCTGCAAGATACCATTTACCAAACTCTCCATGCAAATATTTTAAATATTTAGCTGCTGCGTATGTCGATTTAACGATATCCATTCTTTCATCAACATAAATATCATTTTTCAATCCAAGATTTCTACCAGTTGCTGGCATAAATTGCCACATACCTGTAGCTCTTGATCTTGATTTTGCATCCAAAGTAAAACTTGATTCTGCCATTGCAAGATATAAAAAAGTCTCAGGTAAGCCCTCTTCTCTTAGTATATCTTTTACTTTTGGAACAAAAAGTGAAGCTCTATTAAATCTTTTTACATATTTATCTTGAATATTTTGTAAATATCTATTATAAGTTTTTTGTAGTTTATAATCTGTAATATAAGCTGGGTCGATATCTAGCTCTTTTAAGATTTGTAAATCTCTTTGAGAGAAGTTACTTCCTATTAACGATGCATTTGCACTCAAAAAGAGAGTTATGATTATTAGAAAAATTTTAAACAATTATCAATCCTATTTATGTAAATAGTTGAGATTTTATCTAAATTATGCTAGAAAACTCTTTAAATAGATTTTTTGCGTTATTTGTAGTCAAATTTTGAACTTCTTCATCGCTAATATTTAAGAGTTCTGCTATCTTTTGGGATACAAATTTTGTATAAAATGGCTCATTTCTTTTTCCCCTATGAGGATGGGGAGTCAAATATGGAGCATCCGTTTCAATTAATAGTTTTTCTAAAGGAATTTTTGGTAAAACTTCCACTAGTTTCTTTGCATTTTTAAAAGTTAAAACTCCACCTATCCCAAAATAAAAACCATGCTCACTTAAAGAGAGTAAATGTTCACTTGCATTATAACAGTGCAAAACACCACCAACCTCACGTGCTCCATACTTTTCTAAAATAGTTTTAGAATCATCAGAAGCTTCTCTAACATGTACAATAAGAGGTTTCTTCACTTTTTTGGCAAACTCTATTTGAGAAATGAAAACTTCTTTTTGCAACATTTTTTCTTGAAGTTTTTCTTCTTCGTTTTCAGGTAATCTATAATAATCTAATCCACACTCGCCAACAGCTATACATTTAGGATGATTGATATACTCTTTCATAATGTTCTCATCATATGATAGAGCATCATAAGGGTGAATTCCAACTGCAAAATAAACTTCTTTATATTTTTCAGCTAATTTTATAGATTGTGCTAAGTCTTTAAAATCTGCACCAGGAATTAAAAATCCCTTAATGCCCTTTTCAAGTGCTGTTTGAAGTACTATATCTACATCTTCGTAAAATTGTTCGTTGTCTAAGTGACAATGTGTATCAATAATTATGATAAAAACCTTTTATTTAAAACTGTAATTAATTCATTTATTTTAGATAAATCTTCATGTTTAATCCAAGCATCAATACCAAAGTTTTTAAATGCATCATAGTCATCTTGATCATCAAGAACAGCAATAGAAACATATTTAGCTTTGCAAGAAGTTGCTTTATTTTCTTCAAAATCAAATATTGAATTGATATCTATAATTGCAATATCTGCTTCACCAGATGTTTCTTCATAACTCTCTACAGTAAAACTAGAGTCCAATAGTTTTTCATCAATATTGCAAAATGTTACTATTTTCATGGGTTCGCCTTTTAAATTACTTATTTAACTTATTTTAGCTAAAAAAAAATAAAAACTACAATATATATCTTGCAGTATCTTCATCTTTTACTATATCTGATAATTTCTCTTCTACCAATTTTTTAGTAATGATAATAGTTTCTCCGTTTTTTTCATCTGCGTCAAAACTTATATCTTCTAAAACTTTTTCAATAACAGTATGTAATCTTCTTGCACCAATATCTTCAGCTTTTTGATTTGCTTCAACTGAAAGATGAGCAAAGGAATGAATTGCTTCATCATCAAACTCTAAAGTTACACCTTCTACTTCTAATAATGCTTTGTACTGTTTTAATAACGAATTTTTAGTATTTGTCAATATTTTATATAAAGCCTCTTCATCTAAAGCATTTAATTCAACTCTTAAAGGAAATCTTCCTTGTAATTCTGGTAATAAATCACTTGGTTTGCTAACATGAAATGCTCCAGCTGCTATAAATAAAATATGGTCAGTTTTTACTTGTCCATATTTTGTTTGAACATTACTTCCCTCTACTATTGGAAGTAAGTCTCTTTGAACCCCTTCTTTACTTGGGTCTTGATTTTGATTACTTTTTCCAGATGCTATTTTATCTATTTCATCAATAAAAATAATTCCTCCATTTTCAACTCTTCTTATGGCTTCATGTTTAATAGATTCTTGATCTATTAATTTTTCACTAGCTCCACTTCTTAAAAGTTTTCTCGCATCTTTTATTTTTACTTCTTTTTTAATTTTATCTTTATTTAGAGAACCTAACATATTATTTAAACTCTCTTGCATAGAAGTCATATCAATAGGAAAAGATGAATCTATAACTTCAACATGAGCTTTTTTAGGAAGCTCTATTTCAATTACTTTATCTTCTAATTCACCTTTTAATAATTTTTCTTCCATTTTGTTAAAAGTTTTAATAAAAGACTCTTTTGAACTTTCACTAGCACCTTCTGGTAAATGAGGAACAAGTTTTTCAATTATTTGTTTGTTTACTTCTTGCTCTATTCCATCTTGTATTTTTTCTTCATACTCTTTTGTTACTAAGTCCATTGAGGCAAAAACTAAGTCTCTTATCATAGACTCAACATCTCGACCTACAAAACCAACTTCTGTATATTTACTAGCTTCAACTTTTACAAAAGGAAGACTCATCATTTTTGCTAATCTTCGTGCAATCTCAGTTTTTCCAACACCAGTGCTACCTATCATAAGAATATTTTTTGGCATTATTTCTTCTTGGATTTCTGGAGCTAATTGCATTCTTCTGTATCTATTTCTAAGTGCCAATGCAATAGTTTTTTTGGCATCATTTTGACCAATTACATAATCATCTAGAAATTTTACAATCTCTTTAGGAGTCATATTCATTTGTATTAATCCTCTATTTTTAATAATTTTATGTTTTGATTTGTATAAATACAAAGTTCACCTGCAATCATTAGTGATTCTTTCACTAAATCTTCAGGATCTAAATTTGAGTGCTTTTGAAGTGCCCTTGCAGCAGAAATAGCAAAATTCCCACCACTTCCAATAGAAGCTATCATTCCATCTTCTGGTTCAACAACATCACCAGTACCTGATAATATAAAAATATGCTCTTTATTTAAAACTATCATCATAGCTTCAAGTCGTCTTAAAACTTTATCTTTTCTCCACTCTTTTGAAAAGGCAATTACAGCTTTTAATAGATCACCTTTTGTATTTTCTAAGTGAGATTCAAACATATCAAAAAGATTAAAAGCATCTGCTGTACTTCCAGCAAAACCAGCTAGAATTTTATCTTTATAAAGTGTTCTTATCTTTGTAGCATTACCTTTTAAAACCGTATTTCCAAAAGTAACTTGACCATCTCCACCAATTACAGCTTTATCTTTTGCCTTATAGGCTAATATCGTAGTAGCATCAAACATATTTTACTCAGCGATTACATCAAATTTAACTGTTCCATGAATACCATGTCCCAATTTACAATCTGCTTCAAAGATACCTTCTGTTTTTACTTTTGAAGTTAATGTTATATTTTTTTTATCTAAATCAATATCAGCTTGCTCTTTTAAAACTTCTGCAATCTCTTTATTTGTAACAGAACCTATTAAGTGTCCATTGGCCCCAATTTTATGTTTTATTGTGAATTTTTGAGAATCAAGTATTTTTGCAGTCTCTTTTGCAGTTTCTATTTCTTCTGCTTCTTTTTGAGCATCTCTTCTCATTTGAGCTTTATGTTTATTTAAAACTTCATTTGTCGCAAGTAATGCTAAACCTTTTCCAATTAAAAAATTTTTCCCATATCCATCAGAAACCTCTTTTACTTCACCAGCTTTACCAGTACCTTTTACATCTTTTAATAATAATACTTTCATAATATATTCTCCAAATTTTAAATAGCTAATATGATACTATAATATATTTGAAGTAAATATAAATATGAAAGTGGAGGTATAAATTTAACTAGCTAGCTCTTCAAGAGAAGTACTATGTTCTCTAATATTTCTTTTTTTAACATAATTATTTAAGCCAATATGATTGTTATAACCTAAAAGTTTTGCTATTTTTCTAACAGATAATCCTACGCTTAAAAGCTCTTCTATTTTATCTCTTTGTTTATCAAATTTTGATTTTTGAATAGTTCCTTTTGGTTTACCTAAACTTTGACCATTTAGTTTTTTTGCAGTTAAAGCCTCTTTTGTTCTTAAACTCATTAAGTCTTTTTCTAAAGCAATTGTCATAGATATCATTCCTAAAACCATTTTTGTAAGCATGTCATCATTATCAACTAATTCTAGATTTTGTTTTATCACTAAAATTCTTACTTTATTTTCCAACAAAAATTTAACAATTTCTAAAATTGTTTCAATCGTTCTTCCAAAAACATTTAAATCGTATACGATTAGAGTAGAGTTCATTTTACATGATTTTAATAATTCTAGAATATTTTTTTCTTCAGATGGAGTATTAATTTCTACCTCGATATTATGAAAAATTTCTATATTATGTTTTTTTACATAATTAATAATTCCATCTTCTTGATCTTTTGTATATTTTTTATTATTTTTATTTATTCTTAAATAAGTGAAATTTTTAGACATGATTATCCTTTTAACATTTAGTATAACTTAAATATTATAATTATACAAAATGATTGCTTTATATTTATTTATAGTAATACAAAATGTTAACATTCCATTGATTAATATTAGCTTAAATTTAACTTATAAATAAGTTTGTTTGAATTAAATTTAAAAACATAATCTAGAAGTATTTGAAAATAAAGATTATTTAAGCTAATATCACTAATTTATCTAAAGAAGACAAGGATCTAAATTGAGATTAGTTGTAGCAATTAGCGGTGCTAGTGGAGTAAATTTAGGAATTAAATTTTTAGAGCTTTTACCTCAAAATATTCAAGCCTTTGTTGTTATTTCAAAAAGTGCAAAAGTTGCTTTGAAGTATGAGAATAACTTAGCATTTGAAAAACTAAAAAATCAAGAGAATATCAAACTTTTTAAAAATAGTGACATAGCTGCACCTATTGCTTCAGGGTCGTTTCAAATTGATAAGATGGTAATTATTCCATGTTCTATGAATACCTTAGCAAAGTGTGCATATGGTTTTGCCGATAACTTAATTACAAGAGCATTTGCTGTATCCTTAAAAGAAAAAAGAGAAGTTTTAATAGCACCTAGGGAAATGCCCTTTTCTCAAATTCCCTTAGAAAATATGACCAAATTGTCATCATTAGGTGTTACAATTTCACCACCAATTTTGGGTTATTACTCAAATAACAGTACAATTGATGAAATGGAAAACTTTATTATTGGAAAATGGTATGACAGTTTGGGAATAGAAAATAGTTTATATAAAAGATGGAAAGAAGATGAATAAAGAAAATAAAGAACAAATCTCATCGTACAAAAGTGCTATATATTCAGGTACCTTTGATCCAATTACAAATGGACATATGGATATTATAAAAAGAGCAGCAAATATTTTTGATGAAGTTATAATAGCAGTTGCAAAAAGTGAAAGAAAAAAACCAATGTTTTCCCATGAAAAAAGAGTTCAATTTGCAAAAGAAGCCACTAAAAATATTACTGGTGTAAAAGTTGTAGGATTTGATACTTTATTGGTTGATTTAGCAACAAGTTTAAATATTACAACTATTATCAGGGGTTTAAGAGCCGTAAGCGATTTTGAATATGAACTTCAAATGGGATATGCAAACTCCTCAATTAATAAGACAATTGAGACTTTATATCTTATGCCAACCCTTGAAAATGCTTTTGTTAGTTCTACAATTGTAAGAGAAATTATATTATTTAAAGGTAAGTTTCAACACTTAGTTCCAAAAGAGGTTATAGAATGTATGTAGTAATAGAAGGAATTGATACAGCTGGTAAATCTACTCAGCTTGAAATTCTGTCAAAAAAGTTTAGTAATGCGATTTTTACAAAAGAACCAGGGGCAACAAAACTTGGTAGTAAACTAAGAGAAATGGCACTTAATGGTGAAGCAAAATCAAAAATTGCAGAGATGTTTTTATTTTTAGCTGATCGTGCTGAGCATATTGAAGAAGTAATAAAACCAAATATTGACAAAATGATTATTTCAGATAGATCAGTTATTTCAGGTATTGCTTATGCCTCAAGTTTACCAATTGAAGTTGTTACAACTTTGAACTTAATAGCTACAGAAAATACTTTACCAAGTCATACTATTTTATTAGAATTAAGCAAAGACGAGTTAACAAAAAGATTAGGAAACAAATCAAATGATTCAATTGAATCAAGAGGAATTGATTATTTAATTGATATTCAAAATAGAATGAAAAAGACTATTGATTTGTTAAGTTTAAACTACATCTTTATAGATGCAAGTTTAAGTATAGAAGAGATTGCAAAAAGAATTGAGGATTTTATTAATGGGTAAACAAAATATTCAAAGTCTAAGAGGGATGAATGATATTTTAGGAAAAGAGAGTGAACTTTTTACATATTTTGTTGAAAATGCTTCAAGAATAGCTAAAAACTATGGATTTACATACATGGAAACTCCTATTTTAGAAGAGACTGCTTTATTTAAAAGAAGTGTGGGAGAAAGTAGTGATATTGTAAATAAAGAGATGTATCAATTTATCGACAAAGGTGAAAATGATGTATGTCTAAGACCAGAAGGAACAGCTGGGGTTGTAAGAAGTTTTGTAGAAAATAAATTTGACCGTGCTGGTGGAACATACAAATGGTACTATTATGGTCCTATGTTTAGATATGAAAGACCACAAAAAGGAAGACTTAGAGAATTTCATCAATTTGGATGTGAAGTCTTTGGAATAGATTCTGTTTATGAAGATGCAAATATTATAATGATGTTAAAAGAGATTTTAGATTTCTTTGGTATTGACTTCACTTTACAACTAAACTCATTGGGTTGTCCTATTTGTATGCCTCCATACAAAGAAAATCTTGTGAAAGTTTTAACAAATATAAAAACAGAACTTTGTGAGGACTGTAATAGAAGAATTGAAACAAATCCCATAAGAGTTTTAGATTGTAAAAATGAAAAATGTCAATCACTTTTAATAAATGCTCCAAAAATAACAGATAATTTATGTGAAAAATGTGATAGTGATTTTGAAAAATTAAAAGAAATTTTAGATTTTAATAATATAAATTATGTTATAGATTCAAACTTAGTTCGAGGTTTAGATTATTATTCTCAAACTGCCTTTGAATTTACATCAAATGAAATTGGTGCTCAAAGTGCAATTGCAGGTGGTGGAAGATATGATAGACTAGTAGAGTTTCTAGGTGGAAGAGCAACTCCTGGAATTGGATTTGCTATAGGAATTGAGCGATTACTTGAACTAATAAAACAAAAAGATATAAAAGAAGATACAATTTATTTAGGTGCTATGAATGAAGAAGCACTAAATACAATAACAAAAGTTGCTCTTAAAAAGAGAAAAACAACAAAAACTATTATAGAGTATGCTCCAAGAAGTTTTGGTAAACACTTTAAAATAGCCCAAAAGCATGGTGCAAATATTGTCGCGCTAATTGGTGAGACAGAGCTAAATAATGGGACAATTTATATAAAAAATATAGATACACAAGAAGAACAAAATTTAAAATTAGAGGATTTTTAATAGTGAATGATTATGGTATTGACATCTGGAGTGATGATAATTTTATTATTGAAGATGGATTAGCAAAAGTTAATTTTGACTGTAAACCATCACTAATATCTATTGTAAAAGATATTAGAAAACAAGATTTTAAAGGCCCTTTGCTTTTAAGATTTCCACATATAACAAAAAAACAAATACATACACTTTATGATGTATTTAATGCAAGTATAAAAGAGTATAACTATCAAGGAACATTTAATGCAGTGTTTCCTTTAAAAGTAAATCAATTACCTAACTTCATTCACCCTTTGATACATGAAGGAAAAAAATTCAATTATGGATTAGAAGCTGGGAGTAAAGCAGAACTTGTTATTGCAATGACATATAATAATATAGGTTCTCCTATTACTGTAAATGGATTTAAAGATAAAGAGATGATTCATTTAGGTTTTATTGCAAAAAAAATGGGACATAATATTACTTTGATTATTGAAGGTTTAAATGAACTTGAGATGATTGTAGAAGTTCTAAAAGAGACAAAACTTGAATGTCCAAATATAGGATTAAGAGTAAGACTTCATAGTGGTGGAAGCGGATTATGGGCTAAAAGTGGAGGAATAAACTCTAAATTTGGTCTTACATCAACTGAGATCCTTGAAGCATATGAATTAATGGAGGAGTGTAATATTGTTGATTATCTTACTATGATTCACTTTCATATAGGTTCAGCAATGAACTCAATAAAACCATTAAAAAAAGCACTAAGAGAATCTGGACATATTTATGCAGAACTTAAAAATTTAGGTGCAACTAACTTAAAATCAATTAATATTGGTGGTGGTTTAGCAGTTGAATATAATGCCTATGAAAGAACAAGATTTTATTCACTTAGTGAGTTTGCAAGTGATGTTATATTTACATTAAAAGATATTGCTAAGCAAAAAGGTGTTGATGAACCAAATATCTTCACAGAATCAGGAAGATTTATTTCAGCTGCTTCAACAGTACTTATAACTCCTGTACTAGAGCTTTTTTCATCTGAATATGAACTTGATCAATTAAAACTAAAAGAAAAAAATCCCCCACTAATTCAAGAGTTATTTTATTTACATAGAGATATGACTAAAAAAACTGCTTATGAGTATATGCATGATAGTACAGATCACATGGAATCACTTTTAACACTTTTT
This portion of the Arcobacter nitrofigilis DSM 7299 genome encodes:
- a CDS encoding septal ring lytic transglycosylase RlpA family protein, whose protein sequence is MLLPIDNLFKLVFTFLITILFTGCFSSSYNYSNFNVFKKDRSSIKVPEQKMKNSEAMHRATMRPYQVFGKWYYPTVAKIGDTQTGISSWYGPNFHAKPTSNGEIYNMYKATAAHKTLPMNTMLKVENLENGKSTIVRVNDRGPFVGTRIIDLSNKAARDIDMVAKGTAKVRITVIGFRGKIAETKAEKEEVASVGKYYLQVGAFSKYSGAKITQHKFKIMLNDGYDVIIKKGIFNNKEINRVWISGFRSEEEVKDFKEKNSLPGMIIAE
- a CDS encoding TatD family hydrolase: MIIDTHCHLDNEQFYEDVDIVLQTALEKGIKGFLIPGADFKDLAQSIKLAEKYKEVYFAVGIHPYDALSYDENIMKEYINHPKCIAVGECGLDYYRLPENEEEKLQEKMLQKEVFISQIEFAKKVKKPLIVHVREASDDSKTILEKYGAREVGGVLHCYNASEHLLSLSEHGFYFGIGGVLTFKNAKKLVEVLPKIPLEKLLIETDAPYLTPHPHRGKRNEPFYTKFVSQKIAELLNISDEEVQNLTTNNAKNLFKEFSSII
- a CDS encoding KdsC family phosphatase; protein product: MIKLIVLDVDGTLTDGKIIYTNNGDEIKSFDVADGLAIAVWTKKFAKKAAIITGRKSSLVEKRAKDLNIEHLHQGVHNKDEVLEKILKAEGISWSEVAAIGDDLNDYKMLKKAGLSFTPQNGSKYIKEIVNVVCKNRGGEGAVREMMEYIFKEDGLEEEFLNLWR
- a CDS encoding recombinase family protein; this encodes MSKNFTYLRINKNNKKYTKDQEDGIINYVKKHNIEIFHNIEVEINTPSEEKNILELLKSCKMNSTLIVYDLNVFGRTIETILEIVKFLLENKVRILVIKQNLELVDNDDMLTKMVLGMISMTIALEKDLMSLRTKEALTAKKLNGQSLGKPKGTIQKSKFDKQRDKIEELLSVGLSVRKIAKLLGYNNHIGLNNYVKKRNIREHSTSLEELAS
- a CDS encoding lytic transglycosylase domain-containing protein; amino-acid sequence: MFKIFLIIITLFLSANASLIGSNFSQRDLQILKELDIDPAYITDYKLQKTYNRYLQNIQDKYVKRFNRASLFVPKVKDILREEGLPETFLYLAMAESSFTLDAKSRSRATGMWQFMPATGRNLGLKNDIYVDERMDIVKSTYAAAKYLKYLHGEFGKWYLAAVAYNCGQGRVIEAITRATLDLYEDENGKKNDKSNEIKKYRHTITLYQQKRVRFSQLNKIYKEVLTWDVKPDIYELLMEQKDVRRQYLPEESRNYIRKIISLAMMNNQSFVTENDHSHIRNIGVTSPIATVRVKGGLHLKNIAKAIGMDYRDLKMLNKQLIRNIIPTYKKDYQIYIPYSRLSIFNQNKMNIEPTKYQIHIVKRGDNLYDIGRKYGISYKVIKSFNKLKSNRLALNQKLTIPFVEGTKLKTKNYYVKNGDTLLSIAKMFRVEISKLMADNNLKNSSIKRGDKLVITYR
- the coaD gene encoding pantetheine-phosphate adenylyltransferase, translating into MNKENKEQISSYKSAIYSGTFDPITNGHMDIIKRAANIFDEVIIAVAKSERKKPMFSHEKRVQFAKEATKNITGVKVVGFDTLLVDLATSLNITTIIRGLRAVSDFEYELQMGYANSSINKTIETLYLMPTLENAFVSSTIVREIILFKGKFQHLVPKEVIECM
- the hslV gene encoding ATP-dependent protease subunit HslV; the encoded protein is MFDATTILAYKAKDKAVIGGDGQVTFGNTVLKGNATKIRTLYKDKILAGFAGSTADAFNLFDMFESHLENTKGDLLKAVIAFSKEWRKDKVLRRLEAMMIVLNKEHIFILSGTGDVVEPEDGMIASIGSGGNFAISAARALQKHSNLDPEDLVKESLMIAGELCIYTNQNIKLLKIED
- the rplI gene encoding 50S ribosomal protein L9, coding for MKVLLLKDVKGTGKAGEVKEVSDGYGKNFLIGKGLALLATNEVLNKHKAQMRRDAQKEAEEIETAKETAKILDSQKFTIKHKIGANGHLIGSVTNKEIAEVLKEQADIDLDKKNITLTSKVKTEGIFEADCKLGHGIHGTVKFDVIAE
- a CDS encoding UbiX family flavin prenyltransferase, with translation MRLVVAISGASGVNLGIKFLELLPQNIQAFVVISKSAKVALKYENNLAFEKLKNQENIKLFKNSDIAAPIASGSFQIDKMVIIPCSMNTLAKCAYGFADNLITRAFAVSLKEKREVLIAPREMPFSQIPLENMTKLSSLGVTISPPILGYYSNNSTIDEMENFIIGKWYDSLGIENSLYKRWKEDE
- the hslU gene encoding ATP-dependent protease ATPase subunit HslU → MNMTPKEIVKFLDDYVIGQNDAKKTIALALRNRYRRMQLAPEIQEEIMPKNILMIGSTGVGKTEIARRLAKMMSLPFVKVEASKYTEVGFVGRDVESMIRDLVFASMDLVTKEYEEKIQDGIEQEVNKQIIEKLVPHLPEGASESSKESFIKTFNKMEEKLLKGELEDKVIEIELPKKAHVEVIDSSFPIDMTSMQESLNNMLGSLNKDKIKKEVKIKDARKLLRSGASEKLIDQESIKHEAIRRVENGGIIFIDEIDKIASGKSNQNQDPSKEGVQRDLLPIVEGSNVQTKYGQVKTDHILFIAAGAFHVSKPSDLLPELQGRFPLRVELNALDEEALYKILTNTKNSLLKQYKALLEVEGVTLEFDDEAIHSFAHLSVEANQKAEDIGARRLHTVIEKVLEDISFDADEKNGETIIITKKLVEEKLSDIVKDEDTARYIL
- the tmk gene encoding dTMP kinase: MYVVIEGIDTAGKSTQLEILSKKFSNAIFTKEPGATKLGSKLREMALNGEAKSKIAEMFLFLADRAEHIEEVIKPNIDKMIISDRSVISGIAYASSLPIEVVTTLNLIATENTLPSHTILLELSKDELTKRLGNKSNDSIESRGIDYLIDIQNRMKKTIDLLSLNYIFIDASLSIEEIAKRIEDFING
- the hisB gene encoding imidazoleglycerol-phosphate dehydratase HisB is translated as MAEFNRKTKETDIYCKIDINGCGKSTINTGVGFFDHMLEALSKHSGIDIELTCKGDLHIDAHHTVEDCGIVLGKALKDEIFPIKAVERYGNATVVMDEASTTCALDLSNRPYLVYEVNVSGKVGEFDVELAEEFFHALVMNAGLTTHIINERGRNKHHILEASFKAFAVALRRALIKNERLGIPSTKGIL